GCTCGAAGCTGTTTGGCAACAGCGCCGACGAGTACCTGGAGGTGCATCAGCGAGACCGCACGCATGCTGACGTCACCGAAGGCTCTGGCGGCGTCTGGGAGCGACTGCATTATGACTGGTCCGATCCTCGCCGCGTCGTTCTCACGACGACAGACTCCAACGTGTGGGGAGGCGCCTCGGGCCACGTTTACACCTTCACGCGCCGCCCCAACGGCACTACCGATATTGACGTGGTTGTCGTTCGCGACGGCAAGAACCTCAAGGGGTGGCTGCTAGGCTTCGTGCTTGGGAGCATCGGCAAGGGCGTTTTGGAAAAGGCGTTTGTAAACAGTGTCAAGGCAATCGAGGCCCGGAACAGCGCGACGAAAGAGGAACGCGCTGCATGAGGGTACTGGCGACTTACAGGCTCCGTGTAACGGGGAAAAGCAGATTCCCTCCGGGAATGACAGACAGAAAGGCAACGGCAAAAGCAACAACGGTTGCAATGCACAACAGCCTGCGGATGCCGCAGGCTGTTGTGGTCTTGCCGGGTTGTTGTGAGCTGTTCTGTTAGTAAATGATCTTCAGGCCGAACTGGACTATGCGCGGCTCGAAGGTGCTGGAGATTTGGCCACCGCTGGTGGGCAGGCCGCCGGTGATCGCGGAGAGACCTGGCGTTGCGCCGGTGCTCAGGGTGTCGCCGGTGGTACCCTGGGTGCCGCTGATGGTGCTGGGCAGATAGAGGTTGGTGTGGTTGAAGAGGTTGTAGATCTCGGTGCGGAACTCGATCTTCAGGCTCTCGATGGGAGTGCTGAATTTCTTGTTGATGTCGAGGTCGGTTTCATTGAAGGCCGGAGTGCGGCCCTGGTTGCGGGATGAATTGCCGAAGGGGCTGAGGACGGTAACGCCGGTTGCGTCGTGAATAGGCGGCAGCACGAAGGCGTTGTAGTTGATGTAGTTGACGTAGCCGGTGTTGGCGGCGCGGCTGGAACGGCCCTGCGTGACCTTTTGGCCAGGCACGAAATCGGGGCGATACTCGTTGGCTCCGCGGTAGGTGGCTGAGATCTGTTGCGAGACCTGCTGCGCGCTGTTGGGCGTGTAGGTGAGATTGAATGGGGTGCCTGCCTGGGCGGTGTTGATGGCGCTGATCTGCCATCCGCCGAGGACTGTGTCTTCGGCTCCGTTGATGCCGGAGAGGAACTTGCGGCCGTGTCCGAAGGGCAGCTCATAGACGAGGCTGGTGACGTTGGCGATGGGCAGGTTGTAATCCGATTGCCCGTAGTCGGCCTTGATGTTGTTGGCGTCCTGGGGCGAGGGGGTGTTGCCTTCGAGCGAGGCGCTGGCGTTGTCGAGCGAGTGCTCCCAGCTGAAGGAGTTGAGCAGGGTGAGGCCGGCGACCATGCGCTGTTCGTAGCGGACCTGGAGGGCGTTGTAGTTGGACCAGAATTCGTTGAGCGCTTCGGTGATGTCGCTGGGCCAGTTGCCGTAAGGACGGGTGAAGCCGAGCGACGGGTTCTTCTGGTTGCCGTTGAGGAAGCCTTGCAGCTTGACGCCGTGGTTGCCGACGTAGGCGATGTCGATGAGGGAGTTCTTGGCGAGCTGTTGCTGGATGCTCAGGAAGTAGCTCTCGACGTAGCTGTCGCGGGTGTTTTTGGGAACCCAGGTGATGTTGTCGGTGGCCTTGTTGAAGGTGGTTACGAGACCTGAAGGGAAGCCCTGGCTGGCCGTGGCGTAGCAGCTTGGGGTGGTTGAGCCCACAGCGATGATCTGCGACGGAAGCGGCGAAGCGCATTGGTCGGTGGTGCTGGGCTTGATCTGGGTGACAGCGGCGAACTGCGCCTGAGGGGCGTTGATGCCGAGGATGTCGCCCGAGCCAGCGCGGGTGTAGTGGACGAAGCCCGTGCCGAAGCCGCCGCGGATGGCTGTTTTGGGAGTCGCGGCAAAGGCGAAGCCAATGCGCGGGGAAAAGTCTGCGTAGTCTGGATCGACGAGCGTCTTGCCGTAGACGCCGCCGTAGTTGACGGGGGTGATTCCGTTGGCCGCGACTGCGCCGGGGGTGGTGGTGAGGACGGTCTGAGAGGTCGGGTCGAAGTTGGAGATGTTGTTCTTCCACTCAGAGTAGGGTGAGCCGTATTCCCAACGAACGCCCAGATTGAGCGTCAGCTTGGGGCTGACCTTCCAGTCGTCCTGAGCGTAGGCGCTGTCGAGGGTCTGGCGAAGGTGCGCTACGAAGTAGTTGGCGAGCTGGTAGCTGGTGGTGGTGCCGAAGAGGAAGTCCGCCCAGTAGGTATCGGAGACGGGCGCGGTTGGGGCTGCGGTGCCGGTGCTGGTGGTGGAGCAAAGCGCCGAGGTGGCGGCGTCACAGAGGCTGTAGCCGCTGCCGTAGGTCCAGGAACCGTAGAGCGGGTTGTTGTCGTTGACGGCCATCCAGATGTGCTCGTATTCGTAGCCGAACTTGAGGGAGTGGTTGCCTTTGACCCAGGTGTAGTTGACTTTGGGATCGAGCAATGCCGGGTTTTGCCACTGGGGATTGGTGCTCTGACGGCCGAAGCCGCTGAAGCCGGTGATTCCGACGGATGGGAGACCGCCGGCGACGATTGGGTTTGTGGGGAGTCCGGGAATCTGGAACGCGTTGTCGCCGATGGATAGGTTGAATTTGCCGGCCTTGGTGCGCGAGATGCCGACGCGGGCATCCAGGACCTTGTTGGGACCGAAGAGGTGGGTGTAACCGAGGGCAACCTGCTGGTCGAGGATGCGGATGGTGCCGTTGGTCTGGCCGTCCAATGGCAGCGGGATGGTGACGTGATTGACGCCGGTCTCCTTGCGGTCGCTGATGCGCAGGAACCAGGAGTTGTTGGCGTTCTGCTGGTAGTCGAGGCGGAGATCGCCTTTATCGGCGTTATCGGTGAAGGGCGCCTGCACCGAATAATCGTTGGTATTGAGGCCGGTGGTTGACAGGCCGGCAGACGGGAGGGAGATCTGCTTGAAGTAGCCGACGATCTGCGCGGAGAGCGGGTCCATGGCGGTGGTGGGAATCGAGGTACCGGCCTGGTAGATGGCGCCGGTGACTGGGTTTCGTACGGGCACGACCAGGTTGCCGTTCAGCTCATTTTGAGTGGGCAATGTGAGTACGGTGAGCGGCGTCAGATCCTGACGGAAGCCTTCGTAGTCGAGAAAGAAGAAGAGTTTGTCTTTCTGGATCGGACCGCCGAAGTTCATGCCGAACTGGTTGCGGTTGAAGGCAGGCTTCTTGAACGGAGTTACTGCGCCGGTGTTGCTGACGACGTTGGGCTTGAAGAAGCCTGCGGCATTCAGATCGGTGTTGCGGAGGAAGTCGTAGGCTGTGGCGTGAAAAGCGTTCGTTCCGGAAGCGGAGGCGACGTTGATGGTGGCCCCAGAGGAACGGCCGTACTCGGCGCTCTCGTTGTTCGTCACGACCTGGAACTCGGCGACGGAGTCAGGCGCGATGGCGATGATCTGGTTGTCGAAGCCTTGATTGCTTTCGCCGTAGGCGTTGTTGTCCATGCCGTCGAGCAGGAAGTTGTTGAACATGCTGCGCTGGCCGTTGACGTTGTATGCGCCCTCGCGCACAAGGCTGCTGATGGAGCTGGTGGTGGCCGCGGTGGGCGCCTGACGGCTGCCGGTGACGAGCGCGAGCAGGTCGGAGTAATTGCGGCTCACGAGCGGAAGCGCTTCGCTTTGATAGTTGGTGATGGTCTGGCCGCGTTGGCTGGTGTCGGTTTCGAGCGACAGCGCGACGTCGTTGACTTCGACGGTGCTATCGGAACCGCCGACCTTGAGTGAAAGATCGATGCGGGTACGGCCGGAAACGGAGACGCTGATGTTTTCCGCGACTGCGGTGGAGAAGCCCTGCGACTCTGCCTTGACGGTGTAGACGCCGACACGCAGCGAGGGGAACTCGTATTCGCCGGAGGAGTTTGTGGTGGTGGTGGCGACGATGCCTGTAGCGGTGTTGGTAGCGGAGACGGATGCGCCGGGAACGATGGCTCCCGAACTGTCGTGGATGGCGCCGACAATGCTGCCGTCCTCAAACTGAGCTCTTACTATATTTGCGCTAAGTAAGAAGATCAGGCCTGCCAAAAAGGAAAAGGAAATGTTTCTTAGAATACGTGTCATATTGCTTAAGATAGGCAGAAACCAATAGGCGATTTTTAATCTACGGTTAACAGAATTTGAATTCTGCGTTGTCTGGCGTGCAAAACCTGGTTCGCAAGCTGTCGGCGATCGCGGCATCCGTCCCAAAAGCTACGGAGTTTAATCGTCGAGCTGCTGGAGAGAGCGCGGCGATGACCGGATACGATCAGCTACGGTCCGATTGGATCTCCGAACGGTAGAAAAACGGCGCCCATGTCCGGCTCCAGTTTTGGGCAGCCTCCTAATTTCTCCTGAACCCGGGAAAAAGCCAGCATATCGGCTGCATGAGTGACTCAGCCCGTTACCAAGAACCAACAATTATTGGTTTTCGCGCATTCGGAGCGTGGCGAATAGTCTAATCAATAGTGACTTCGCAGATTTCACCGCTTTCAGGTATATACTGGTTCGCGTTCGGCTTCCCGTGCTCGCCGATTAAAGCCGCTCACGAACTGCAGGGCCCCCAAGCAGAAAGATCGGCGACCTCGATTCCCTAAGATTCCTTCCAAACCAGACGTTTGACGCGCGCTCAAAGATGGGCATGTTGCGGGGCGTAAGCGTCGAGAACATCAACGACAGAACGTGTGAATTCAGGAATATGATTCGTGGCTCCGCTAGGAGAGAAGCGAATTGCCTCCCCGATCATTCCGTGAGAGCTTCTCCAAGCTGCCCGTGAATCCCGTTTAGAAGCTCACGACTTGCAGGAGAGGCTCACTTTGCAAAAGGTATCGAACGCCACGCCTTCGGGAACATGTGATTTTGCTGGCTGACGCTCGCATTCAGCGATTTAGTTGAACGCAAAGGAGGAAAGACATGGCAAATACGACGTATGAAATTCAATCTAACGACGCCGCCAGCGATGCTGGCGTTGCGAAAGTCGACATGAAGTTCGAAATCGTCGTTATCCCCGTCTCGGATGTCGATCGCGCGAAGGAGTTCTACGGGAGGCTCGGGTGGCGACTCGACGCCGACTACGACAACGGTAAGGATTATCGTGTGATTCAGTTCACACCACCTGGCTCCGGGTGCTCCGTCATCTTCGGGAAGAACGTCACCGGGGCGGCTCCCGGCTCAGCCCAGGGCCTTTATCTGATCGTCGACGACATCGAGACCGCGCGCAAGAATCTGCTCCGTCATAGCGTTGAGGTCAGCGAAGTATTCCACGGCGCTGCAGACGTGTACTCCGGCCCGGACGAGCCCTACCTGTTTGGACGGATTCGAGTCAACGGCCCTGATCCCGAGCATCGCAGCTACCGCTCGTTCGCCTCGTTCAGAGATCCGGACGGGAACGGCTGGCTGTTCCAGGAAATCACGACGCGGCTTCCGGGTCGCATCGACAACACGGCGACGACCTTTGCATCAGCGAACGATCTGGCAAACGCGTTTCGGCGTGCGGAGGCCGCCCACGGCGAGCACGAGAAGCGCATCGGGCAGCGCGACGCGAACTGGGCAGACTGGTATGCCGCTTACATGGTGGCTGAACAGTCAGGCAAAGAGCTGCCACAATGAACGACTCCGCTGGGAGCTACATCGTTCCCGGCGAGACGTCAAGGCTCTCGATCGCGGGTTCCTGGAGGAATCATGAAACTCACAGGCAAGAAGGCTCTCATTACCGGAGGAAACAGCGGGATCGGCCTGGCCACAGCCCGCCTTTTCATCTCTGAAGGCGCTGAAGTCGCAATTACGGGTCGCGATCAACAGACACTCGATGAAGCGGTCGCCAAGCTGGGATCGAAGGCACAGGGCTATCGCGCCGACGTTACGGTTGCGGAGGACCGCAAGAAGCTCTTCGCTGAACTCGCCAAAGACTTTGGCAAACTTGACATCGTCTTCGCCAATGCAGGCATTTCTGGCAGGACGCCGACTGGCACGACCGACGAAGCCATCTTCGAAAGGGTAGTCCACACCAATCTCAACGGTGCTTTCTTTACCGTCAATTCAGCCGCTCCTCTCATGAACGACAACGGCAGCATCATCTTCAACGGATCGGTGCACAATTATCTCGGTCAACCAGGCGTGGCTGCCTATGCTGCCACGAAAGGCGGACTCGTCTCGATGGCGCGATCCATCGCTGCGGATCTTGCACCGCGCAAAATTCGCGTGAACGTGGTGGCTCCGGGAGCGACGAAGACTCCCATCTGGAAACGCGGGCCGCGCGCCGATGCCACTCAAGAGGAATCCGCAAAACTTTCCGACTTCTTCTCTTCCGCAGTTCCGCTGGGCCGCTGGGGCGAGCCAGAGGAATTAGCGAAGGCTGTGCTTTTTCTTGCCTCGGACGATTCATCGTACATTAATGCGGTCGAGCTGATGGTTGACGGCGGATTGACCGGCGCTCCCTTCGGAGCCCCCATTCTTCGCGGATGACACCGGAGTGCGTTTTGGGGAGTCACCCCTGAATCGCATCACCAAACGCGCTTTCCGCACCCTCTTAGCCGGAAGCGCTTTACAAAAAACCGAAAAGGAGCCACTCACATGTTTGATATGAGGAATCTCACTAAGCTCAAGAAGCTCGATGAGAATGCGCCTGATGTGATGAAAGCCTTCTGGGCCTTTAATGCAGAGTTGTTCAAAGACGGCGCCATCGATGTCCTGCACAAGCAGCTGATGGCGGTGGCGGTCGCGCTGACAACGCAGTGTCCTTACTGCATTGAGTTGCATATGAAAGATGCGCGTCGGGCCGGAGCAAATGACACGATGCTGACGGAAGCGGCCATGGTCGCCGCCGCAATGCGGGCAAACGCGACGGTCACCCACGCGTCGCACTTGTTCAAAGAGTAACGGGGAGCAAATGTCTTGAAGCAAAGATGTTGATGCCCCATGTATTCGAGTGAGGGTTTGGACCGCCCGGCTAGTGGAGCAAAAAGCTAAGAGTACTGGAAAGTCTTGATTGGCCCTTTACCTCCGTAGCTTCGCTCTCAATCATCCTATTCACCGCCGAGGGTCGGCTCCGTCAGCGGAACGGATTTCGGCAACGGCTAAAAGTGTGGCTAAAGGGCCAGATTTTCAATTCGCGCATGCTCGGTCGAGGCACTCATCGAGCAGTGTGGGCGGAGAGGTACCCGAGGTTCCAGGTTCAGCGCGGACGGCGGAAAGCTCGGAAATGAGCTTCCCTCCCGCCCTACTGATTGTTCGGCGACAATGCCGGATTCTCCCGCTTGTGATGCTGGAGGCGGGAGCTTCCAATCCTGTCTTTCCGCTGTGACGCACTCAAATCAGTGCTTTGCGCCGGCGATGGGGTAACCCTGCCAGAGATATTCGAGGGCTTCGGGCAGCGTTTGCTGTTTTACGGCGCGGTCGGTGTGGCCAGCGTTCCGGGCGAAGACGAATTGATAATGGTAGCCCTTGGCGGCTAGCACTTTGGCCATCTCTTCATTGGCTACAACCCAGTCGTGCATGTTGTCGCGCATGACGTTTGGATTGTAGAGGTCTCGGTCGCCTACTTCCATCCAGATTCGCAGTGGTTTGGCCGGGGTGGTTGGGATGAGATGCTCATGGAACTCCCATGCGCCGTGGGGGGTTTGGGGATTTGAGGGCCACTGCTGGTTTACGTAGGTGCCCGAATACGTCAGAACGCGATGGTAAAGCTCAGGGTGATACCAGGCCATGATCAGGGCGCAGGAGCCTCCGGAGCTTCCACCCATGGTTGCGCGGCCATCGGGATCTTTGGTCAGCTTGACGTGGGCCTGGGACTCGACGAGGGGAAGAACTTCTTGCTCGACGAACTCGGCATAGCGGCCGGACATGGTGTCGTATTCGAGGCCGCGCTCGCTGCCCTGGGCGTCGCCGCTACCGTTACCGATGGAGATGGCGATCATCACGGGGACGCGATGCTCTGCGATGAGGCCATCGAGAGCGGTGAACAGAGCACGATCAGGCCCGTCCGCGCCGACGATGAAGGGCGCGACTGTGCCGGGAACGTACTGTTTAGGGACGTAGACGGCTACGTGGCGCGTGTACGGAGCGGGATGGCTGGTGGTTACGATGAGTTTGGCTGGATCGGTCGGATCGGGAGTGCCGAAGGTGTTTGGGTCGCGGGCGATTCCCGGGAAGAACTTGCTATCGGCTGAGTTCATGGTGAACTCGACTACAGTGCCCTGCGGGACGCTGTCCTTGGGCTGCATGTCGGGCGCTGGGTTATGGGTGGGACCGAGGATGAAGTTTCCGTCGGCGTCCGGTGGGGCG
This sequence is a window from Acidicapsa acidisoli. Protein-coding genes within it:
- a CDS encoding TonB-dependent receptor, giving the protein MTRILRNISFSFLAGLIFLLSANIVRAQFEDGSIVGAIHDSSGAIVPGASVSATNTATGIVATTTTNSSGEYEFPSLRVGVYTVKAESQGFSTAVAENISVSVSGRTRIDLSLKVGGSDSTVEVNDVALSLETDTSQRGQTITNYQSEALPLVSRNYSDLLALVTGSRQAPTAATTSSISSLVREGAYNVNGQRSMFNNFLLDGMDNNAYGESNQGFDNQIIAIAPDSVAEFQVVTNNESAEYGRSSGATINVASASGTNAFHATAYDFLRNTDLNAAGFFKPNVVSNTGAVTPFKKPAFNRNQFGMNFGGPIQKDKLFFFLDYEGFRQDLTPLTVLTLPTQNELNGNLVVPVRNPVTGAIYQAGTSIPTTAMDPLSAQIVGYFKQISLPSAGLSTTGLNTNDYSVQAPFTDNADKGDLRLDYQQNANNSWFLRISDRKETGVNHVTIPLPLDGQTNGTIRILDQQVALGYTHLFGPNKVLDARVGISRTKAGKFNLSIGDNAFQIPGLPTNPIVAGGLPSVGITGFSGFGRQSTNPQWQNPALLDPKVNYTWVKGNHSLKFGYEYEHIWMAVNDNNPLYGSWTYGSGYSLCDAATSALCSTTSTGTAAPTAPVSDTYWADFLFGTTTSYQLANYFVAHLRQTLDSAYAQDDWKVSPKLTLNLGVRWEYGSPYSEWKNNISNFDPTSQTVLTTTPGAVAANGITPVNYGGVYGKTLVDPDYADFSPRIGFAFAATPKTAIRGGFGTGFVHYTRAGSGDILGINAPQAQFAAVTQIKPSTTDQCASPLPSQIIAVGSTTPSCYATASQGFPSGLVTTFNKATDNITWVPKNTRDSYVESYFLSIQQQLAKNSLIDIAYVGNHGVKLQGFLNGNQKNPSLGFTRPYGNWPSDITEALNEFWSNYNALQVRYEQRMVAGLTLLNSFSWEHSLDNASASLEGNTPSPQDANNIKADYGQSDYNLPIANVTSLVYELPFGHGRKFLSGINGAEDTVLGGWQISAINTAQAGTPFNLTYTPNSAQQVSQQISATYRGANEYRPDFVPGQKVTQGRSSRAANTGYVNYINYNAFVLPPIHDATGVTVLSPFGNSSRNQGRTPAFNETDLDINKKFSTPIESLKIEFRTEIYNLFNHTNLYLPSTISGTQGTTGDTLSTGATPGLSAITGGLPTSGGQISSTFEPRIVQFGLKIIY
- a CDS encoding VOC family protein, translating into MANTTYEIQSNDAASDAGVAKVDMKFEIVVIPVSDVDRAKEFYGRLGWRLDADYDNGKDYRVIQFTPPGSGCSVIFGKNVTGAAPGSAQGLYLIVDDIETARKNLLRHSVEVSEVFHGAADVYSGPDEPYLFGRIRVNGPDPEHRSYRSFASFRDPDGNGWLFQEITTRLPGRIDNTATTFASANDLANAFRRAEAAHGEHEKRIGQRDANWADWYAAYMVAEQSGKELPQ
- a CDS encoding SDR family NAD(P)-dependent oxidoreductase, which produces MKLTGKKALITGGNSGIGLATARLFISEGAEVAITGRDQQTLDEAVAKLGSKAQGYRADVTVAEDRKKLFAELAKDFGKLDIVFANAGISGRTPTGTTDEAIFERVVHTNLNGAFFTVNSAAPLMNDNGSIIFNGSVHNYLGQPGVAAYAATKGGLVSMARSIAADLAPRKIRVNVVAPGATKTPIWKRGPRADATQEESAKLSDFFSSAVPLGRWGEPEELAKAVLFLASDDSSYINAVELMVDGGLTGAPFGAPILRG
- a CDS encoding carboxymuconolactone decarboxylase family protein; the encoded protein is MFDMRNLTKLKKLDENAPDVMKAFWAFNAELFKDGAIDVLHKQLMAVAVALTTQCPYCIELHMKDARRAGANDTMLTEAAMVAAAMRANATVTHASHLFKE
- a CDS encoding alpha/beta hydrolase, producing MKMKSPLVRLLSIALVLALTAAPAISQAPPARPTPPTRDPHTPGYVAAKELPDGTNAPPDADGNFILGPTHNPAPDMQPKDSVPQGTVVEFTMNSADSKFFPGIARDPNTFGTPDPTDPAKLIVTTSHPAPYTRHVAVYVPKQYVPGTVAPFIVGADGPDRALFTALDGLIAEHRVPVMIAISIGNGSGDAQGSERGLEYDTMSGRYAEFVEQEVLPLVESQAHVKLTKDPDGRATMGGSSGGSCALIMAWYHPELYHRVLTYSGTYVNQQWPSNPQTPHGAWEFHEHLIPTTPAKPLRIWMEVGDRDLYNPNVMRDNMHDWVVANEEMAKVLAAKGYHYQFVFARNAGHTDRAVKQQTLPEALEYLWQGYPIAGAKH